GGAGATTATTAATCTAATCACTCCATGTTATTTTTATATCTCCAGAAATCTCATGACCATGATAGATAAGTTTTATTTCACCTTCTTTATCAGCTTGGAAACGATAAGTCCAGTCGCCTGTTCCTTCAACACTTCCAAGAGATAAATTGTCTTGAGGCCATTTCAATCCTCTTCTACCTGAATCTTCAACATCCCAGTCCACTTCAACAATATATTGCTCCCCCGCTCTTACAGGTATGTAAACTTCTTCTTGGCCATTCAAGTTTTCAAATGTTGCGATGTATCGGTCGCCTTGATATTCACTTTTAAAATGGTCGCTTAGCGTGGGATTGACCCAAATCAACAGGAAGATCGTCGACAATGCAACGGTAAGCGTTAAGATCATCCGACTTAATGAATCTGAGAGGATCTTTTGAATTCCATAGAATAAAATGAAACCTATTCCTAAAAATATACCTAAATACATCACCACGTAAAAATACCAGCCCGCCGAACCGGAAAGAGCAGGTAAAAAAAGAATCGCTCCTCCAATATATCCTGCTAGTGCATAAGAAAAGGTGAAACCTTTTTTTGAATCAATCTCCATTCTCCTAAGGACATACTCAATAATAAAGGAAGCCAGAACTGCATAAGTCACACCATACAACCAAATCTTTGACGTTGAAAGTAAATCATATGATGCTGATACATCATAACCGGTATAGAAAAAATGCCCTATAAGTACTAAGAGGATTGCTGTAATAGCTGATGTTATTTTATTAATCAATGAATGAACGCTCCACACGGAATTCCCTCCCCCCTTTAATCAGTTTAATATACTTTTTTTCAAATTCACGAAAGTGTCTAAAACTTTTCACTTACTTTCTAGTCGAATATCTACTATAATCTTCTTGTACAATGATTTATGAAGGAGTAGCCATGAATAAAAAGAATGAGAACTTAATGATATTTAGTTGGGTGGTAGCTTTTGCAGCGACACTAGGGTCTTTATACTTTTCAGAGATCCGTTTATATGAACCATGTAAACTTTGCTGGGTCCAACGTATATTCATGTACCCAATCGCCATTATATTATTAATCGGCGTTATATTGAAGGACTCTAAAGCATTTGTTTATAGCACAGTTTTTGCAGGGATTGGTTTTTTAGTTTCAACCTATCACTATGGCTTACAAAAGCTCCCATTCCTCCAAGAATCGTCACCTAG
Above is a window of Halalkalibacillus sediminis DNA encoding:
- a CDS encoding disulfide oxidoreductase; the protein is MNKKNENLMIFSWVVAFAATLGSLYFSEIRLYEPCKLCWVQRIFMYPIAIILLIGVILKDSKAFVYSTVFAGIGFLVSTYHYGLQKLPFLQESSPSCGRVSCTAGYIDWAGFITIPFLAMTAFLIILIISIAGWKHSKEV